Within the Camelus dromedarius isolate mCamDro1 chromosome 9, mCamDro1.pat, whole genome shotgun sequence genome, the region GGTAAACGGCTTTTTGTGAAAGCAAGCcaagagggacagagacagagaaagagaagttcCCCAGAACCCACCCTAGCTATGTACCCCTATTTGGATTAAAGCCTCATCTTCCAGAAATCCAAAGATCTCTCTAATGAGAATCCACATCTCCTTCCCTCTACCATAATCCTCAGCAGCGCCAGATCCCAAAGACCGAGAATGGAAGTCAGCTGAGGGCAGTGTTCTCCTTCTTACCGGGGTAGCGTGGCCCCTCTCCTCAGGAGGGCAGGCTGCAGCCCTCCAtctccagcacagagcctgggctCCCAGCTGTCATCAGCCAGATCATAAACTCCAGGTTCTTGTTTTTCAGAACGACTCCGTGTGCTACCTTAAGAAGGCACTTCTCCTGATGCAAGACACAATGGACGTCACTATGCGCTTCAAAGACAACACCCCCAATGCCAATGTCATTGTCCAGCTCCAGGAGCTCTCTCTGAGGCTGAAGAGCTGCTTCACCAAGGACTATGAAGAGCAGGACAGGGTAGGAAGGCACGGGAGCTGGGAGTGCTGAGTAAGGGCAGAGGGTGGGTGTGATGGTACCATCCCTGCCCATGTGCTCAGGGTGCAGTCACTGGCCTCACCCCATGGCTTTGTTCACTCACTCGGATTCACTCATGCATGGATGGATTCATTCCACAAACCTATGCTGAGGACTCATTTTATAGGAGGCACAGTGCAGGTCCTTGACGATGTCTTCATGAGCACAAAGGACATGGTTCTCACCTCAGAGCTTACAGTTAAGTGAGGTTGACAGCCAGTAAAGAAACAATGATGCAAGTAAATAGAGTTACAACCCTTGAGGAGCAtgtgttcattcagcaaatagttAATGAGTGCCTATTGTGTACCAGGTATTGTTCTAGACACTGAGACACAGCTGGGATCAGACAAAAATCCCCACATCTGCAGAGCTTACATTTGGGGGTGGTGAGACAGTTAACAAAATACCTAAGTAGAGTTCATGGTGGTGTGGAGATGGCAGTAACTGCACTGCACAAAGAAGACCAGAGAGGAAGACCTGCAGGTGGTGAGGgagtgaggcaggaaggaggagcaCATGGGGCTctgagagagaaaccagagtctGATTTAAAGAGGGGTAGGGAAGGAGAGACAAGGAGGGCTTCTGAGTAAGAAAATATTCATCTGAGGTCCAAAGATAAGTAAGAATTAGGAAGCAATAAGGCTGCTCAGAGCATTCCAGAACAGGGAACGCTGGGCACAAAGCCCTAGGTGAGCAGGAATGTGCACATTTGGGACCCCCCAAGCGTGGTCAGCATGGCCAAGGaagtggaggggagagagggaaggaggtgggagccAGATCACCTGGTGTCCTAATAGATGTGGGGTTGGAGGAAGCTGTGGTGAACAGGCGAGTGACCTAGTCTAACTGGTCTTCTGAGACCATTCTGGttgctgtgtggagaatggactgTAGAGAGCAGGGATGGAGGCTGGACAGCCAGTAGGAGGCACAATTTCAGGCGTGGATCAGGGTGAGGGTGGAGGCAAGGGGATGCGTTCCAACAAGTTTGGAGGAAGAACCAACAGGACTTGGTAATGCGGCAGCCATGAGGAGCTGACGGTTTTGTCTCGAGCTGGTAGAGATCCAGTGATGCGGAAATGGGGCAGagcagatttgggggaaaagCAGATGTTCAGGTTGGGATCCATTATGCTtgagatatttgtgaaataacCAAGTAGAGATGTTGAGCAGGCAGCTGGATACATGGGTCTTGAGTTTAGTGATATACAGACATAAGCAGTGCCAGCCTGTAGGTCATCTGTGAAGCCAGGGGATGTATAACATTACTCACTGTGAGAAGAGAAACAGGCCCAGGACCCCCAGCACTTATTTAGAAgtcaggcagaggaggggaccGGCAAGAAGACTGAGGAGCAGCCTAAGGGTGGGAGGAAAGAGAGTGTGGGATTGCTGAGCCCATGAACAACAGTGTTTCAGGATGGAAAGAGGAGGCAACTTTACCAAATGGGGTTTAAGAAGTCAAGCAAGAGAAGGGCTGAAAAGTGTCCGATGCATTTGGCAATGCAGAGGTCGCTGTTGGAGGCAGGTACCAGACCAGGTGAACAGAAAGTGAGGACGTGGAGACAACACTGTGGAGGTACCGTGCTCCAAAAGggcacagaaaaagagagagatagcCAGAGGGAGTGTGGGATTGcaagaggaaacatttttaaatgcaagaGGTACTAAGTCTGTGGTTTTCCATTGTTGAGGTTCATAAGGATCATTTGGGgaacttgtttaaaatgcaggttcccagTACGCACCACTAGAAAGTCATTGGGTCTGCGGGcaggcctgggaatctgcattttagcaagccACCCACCCTGGACTGATGCCGGGGGCAGtgtcgggggttgggggggccaGACTCCAGGCCAAGTTAGAGGGCTAGTCTCCTGAGAAGCTGGCAGGAGAGGGATTCAGAGCCCAGGAGGCAAAAAGACATAGCCTCTGTGGAGACGGGTGGACATCAGGACCTTCTGTCCTCGGTTCCTGTTTTCTCTGTGAAGTACAAAGGACACAGAGATTTTGGAAGAAAAGTGTGGGAGAGCCGGCTTACCTCTTTCCTACAACATCCTTGGTGGGGAGGTTGGCAGGGATTGTTGTTTtgactttacaaatgaggaaatgagcCCAAACAGGGATAGTTCATTTGGCCTGTGTTGCTGAGCTGGTGAGTAATGGAGCTGAGCACAGGTCTTCCCATTCCCACATCCATTCTCTCATTTatccagtaaacatttattaagggcCTCTTATATGCACAGCCCCTGGGCATCCAGTGATGCCTTCAAGGACTTCACTACCTAGTAAAGCCCCTCATTTTGTCCCGTGCAGCTCAGTTTAAGGAAAGATTTGGAAGTCATCGGCCGGCAGGCCATAGATTGGTGCAAGAGGAGGGGTGGGCGCAGGACTGAGCCCTCAGGAGTGCCAGCACTTAGAAGTCAGGTGGAGGCGGGAGCCTGataaggaggctgagaaggagcaGCTCAAGAGGTGGGAGGAAAACTGGGACCGTGTGAAGCTTCTCAGAGCTTCAGAGTGTGTGGAGAGCCTGGTTCCCCACACCctttgcagaagagaaaagagCAGCTCCATAGACAGGGCTCGGCTCTCCTTCCAAGACACACCAATGCCAGAGAAGGACCCACAGCCCCCTGGCCTCTTCCTGGCCATTCTCCTCCCCACACAGGGTGATCTTTCTAAAAGATTCCAGTCTTATCATGCTCTACTGAcctccccagcaccccctcaGATGTTATCTCTTTGCTCTGTAGGTAAGGTTAATAATGGTTCTGCAGGACCTGATCCTCGCTGACCTCTCTCAGTTGCATCTCGCACGACTTTCCCCTAGATGGCTGTACTCTAGCCACTCTAGCCTTCTTTTCGTCGTCCAACATTTCAGGCtgtttcctgcctcaggacctacGCACAGTCTGTTCCCACCACCAGGACAGCTCTTTCTGACCTGCCTCCTTTCCTGATTAACTCTTGCTCATCTCTTAGTCAGCCCCTTGGGGATTCCCCCTGAGCCCTCATTTAGGTCCCTCTGTTATAAACTCTCACATCAGTCTTCTTAGGACTCACCACACTTGTAACAATATGTTTAATTCCGATGTTCTGCTGGAATCAATGTCTAACTCGGCCAGGAACCACCTCTCTCTTGTTCAGTGCATGATTCCCAGGTAGTTACcatatgcctggcacataaataTGTTAAATGGACCCATGAATAAATGATAAAGCTTACCACTTCAGGACATAGGGGTCCTGAAAACCAGggtagagaggagagagaaaacaagagaaaaagaagatggaTGCGAGAAAGGCCAAGGGAGTCTGACAAACAACCTAGAGACATGGGGCCAATGCTCATCCTCATCAGGGGGTGCCTTGCTCTCCTTCCAGGCCTGTGTCCGAACTTTCCATGAGACGCCTCTCCAGTTGCTGGAGAAGATCAAGAATATCTTTAATGAAACAAAGAATCTCCTTAAAAAGGACTGGAACGTTTTCAGCAAGAACTGCAACAACATCTTTGCTAAATGCTCCAGCCAAGGTAAGCACCAAAGGGGCCAGCAAGTGCGGGGTTGGGGAAGGGGATGTGTAACAGGGCTGCCTTGGGAGGTGACACATGGGACTGGAGGGACCCTTGGGAGGCAGCCTGGCTGCTATTTGTGCTCCTGTGTGTGTAGATGTGCTTGTTTCGTGTACATATGTGGCTTCGTGTACCTCTGGTTGGTCCTGGGCACATGTCTTTTCtgacatgtgtgtgcatgcacacctACGTATGTCTGCATGTTGAGGCATCAAGAATGATCACGCTGGTGGCTGTGAGATCAGGGAGTGGAAAAGCGGGCCTCTCCGAGAGCCCTGTAGGCATGGAGGCTTTCCCCACCGGCTCTGCAGGCTGGCTGGACATATGGGGGGTTCCGTGGAGAGAGCAGAGGCTCCATCGGAGTCAGGGCCCTTGCTCCAGGAGCCCTGCTGCGAATCACCAGGACGCCCTGGCTCCAGAAGTCCCCAGGATACCTTGAGTGTCCCCTCAAGGGACAAGGCTGGATTTGAAGTCCAAGCATCATTCAGACTCTCCCAGTGCTGGCCCAGCTGCACACATGTGTTCTCTGCCTGTCTTCGTCACTGCGTCCTGTGCCATGTGGGCCAGCCTACATTCAACCTTGCTCCCCAAGGCGGGGGCTGAAGCCCTAAGACCTGCCAATGGCCAAGTCCAGTCTCGCTGCTTCAATCCCAAGGCCTCAAGCCTTGGCCACATTCCAGCCCCAGCCTGCTCTCCCCTGAGGCTGTGGCTATGGGGCCCCTTGCCGTGCATGAAGCCACCTTGCTGCTTTCCAACCAACAGTGTCTTTGGGGCTTGAGGGTGTCTTGTGTTAGTCCTGAAGGCCACTGCTCAACCTCCTGTCTGGCTGTTGTCACCCCTGGCTTGGCACCTGGCCAGCTCGAACTCCACGAAGGGCTGTTCTCTGGTCTTCCCTGACCCTGACCCCAAATCTGTGTGTCTAAACCCCACTCTGCTTTTCCTGCAAAGAaccttcctgcagtttgcacCTTCCCTGCCTAAGGCCTGTGTCATTAGCATTGGCTCCATTCCTGTCCTCTCCTCAGTCCCAGGGCTGAGTCAGGGCATGAAGGGACCCCCCACCCCGCGACCCATATCTCCTTCTTGACCCCTCTGGGAAAGCTGAGCTGAAAGCTGGTGACTCTATCTCCTTcccatccttctctctccctctctctgtggtTCTTTCAGATATGGTGACCAAGCCTGATTGCAACTGCCTGTACCCTAAAGCCACCCCTAGCAGTGACCTGACCTCTGTCGCCCCTCAGCAGCCCCTCACCCCCTCCATAGCCCCTATGGCTGGCTTGACCTGGGCTGACTCTGAGGGAACAGAGGGCAGCTCCCTCTTGCCCAGTGAGCAGCCCCTTCACACAATGGAACAGGGCCGTGCCAAGCAGCGACCACCCAGGAGCACCTGCCAGAGCTTTGAGTCGCCAGAGACCCCAGGCATCGAGGGCAGCCCCACTGGAGATtcacctcagccccaccccccaaTTGGGGCGCCCATCACTGGGATGGAGGAAATTCttgactctgtgctgggcactaacTTGGTCCTGGAAGAGGCCTCTGGAGAGGCTGGTGAGGGTCCTGTACCCCAAGGGGCTGAGcttccctcctccaggctgggaggaggcagtgaCCAGGCAGAGACCGCCAGACCCAGCAACTTCCTCTCAGCATCTTCACCACTCTCCAGGTCGGCAAAAGGCTGGCAGCCTGCGGATGTAACTAGCACGCCCCTGTCCATGGTGGGCCCCGTGAGACCCACTGAGGCTTGGAGTCACACACCCGATAAGATGGACCATTCATCTGCCTCACCCAGGGACCGCCAGGAGCCAGGCTCTGCCAGAACCCCATCCCTGCGCCCGCAAAGCCTCAGCAGTCCCTCCATCCTCTCATCTCAGCCAAGGCTTCCCAAAAGCCACTCCTGGGGCAACATGCTGCCCCTGGAGGAGCTGGAAGGCAAAAGGAGCACCAGGGATCGGAGGAGCATCACAGAGTACCGCAGAGGACACGCAAGTGAGGGGGTGGCCAGGCCCCCGGCCCGTTCTAACTCCGTTCCTTTGACTGACGCAGGCCATGAGAGGCAGCGCAAGGGTCCCTCCGACCACCAGCTCCCCAGCTTTGTTTACCACCTGCTGGTGCCCAGTGTCATCCTGATCCTGCTGGCTGTTGGTGGCCTCCTGTTCTACAGGTGGAGGCGGCGGGTAAGAAGAGCccactggggagaggagggcatcTTGTAAGGGCCAGGGCACAGCCTGGGGGGAGGAGCAGGTCAAATAGGTTGGAGGATGACTTGGGTTTGGCCTGGGTTCTTCAGACACTGAGAGACAGGAGACTGAGCACAGAGGATGGGAGGTTGAAATGGAGGGTTTCTTCAAGAGCAGCGAAGGCTCAGGCTACAAGTTCAACCAGAGGGACTGGGGAAGAAGAGTGGGAGAGACTATTCTTGGGCCACAGCAGGTGAAAACCCAGATGGGagggaagatggaggaggaaagTGATGTGTATAAGTGTCAGGGAGGTCATTCCCTAGGAGCTCTGCAAGGCCTGGGGTCCAAGAAGCCCCAGGATAGGAGACTACCTGCAGGGGGAGAAGAGATGGGGCGTTGCCAGCAAGGAGGCCTTTGAAAGCCCCCTGGCTGGTCCAGAGGGTATACTGGTAACTCTCTCACATACTCTCTGGGCAGCCCAGCCTGAGGATGGGGCCATGGTCTCCcaaccctcccccagctcctcagaGAGCCTGCTCTTTTCTGTCCTCAGAGCCGTCGAGAGCTTCAGATAGTGGCTTCTCCCATGGAGCAACCAGAGGGCAGGTGAGAGtttgagggtggggggaggctctCGTAGGCATGGGGCATCTATTTCCCCTCTAGATTTGGGGGAGACTTTCTCCTGCTTGCACTAAGGAAATGGAGCTCAGAAcaggatgg harbors:
- the CSF1 gene encoding macrophage colony-stimulating factor 1 isoform X2, with amino-acid sequence MTARGAAGHCPPTTWLGPLLLLVCLLASRTTTEEVSEHCSHLIGNGHLQFLQQLIDSQMETSCQISFEFVDQEQLNDSVCYLKKALLLMQDTMDVTMRFKDNTPNANVIVQLQELSLRLKSCFTKDYEEQDRACVRTFHETPLQLLEKIKNIFNETKNLLKKDWNVFSKNCNNIFAKCSSQGHERQRKGPSDHQLPSFVYHLLVPSVILILLAVGGLLFYRWRRRSRRELQIVASPMEQPEGSPLTQDEDRQVELPV
- the CSF1 gene encoding macrophage colony-stimulating factor 1 isoform X1, producing the protein MTARGAAGHCPPTTWLGPLLLLVCLLASRTTTEEVSEHCSHLIGNGHLQFLQQLIDSQMETSCQISFEFVDQEQLNDSVCYLKKALLLMQDTMDVTMRFKDNTPNANVIVQLQELSLRLKSCFTKDYEEQDRACVRTFHETPLQLLEKIKNIFNETKNLLKKDWNVFSKNCNNIFAKCSSQDMVTKPDCNCLYPKATPSSDLTSVAPQQPLTPSIAPMAGLTWADSEGTEGSSLLPSEQPLHTMEQGRAKQRPPRSTCQSFESPETPGIEGSPTGDSPQPHPPIGAPITGMEEILDSVLGTNLVLEEASGEAGEGPVPQGAELPSSRLGGGSDQAETARPSNFLSASSPLSRSAKGWQPADVTSTPLSMVGPVRPTEAWSHTPDKMDHSSASPRDRQEPGSARTPSLRPQSLSSPSILSSQPRLPKSHSWGNMLPLEELEGKRSTRDRRSITEYRRGHASEGVARPPARSNSVPLTDAGHERQRKGPSDHQLPSFVYHLLVPSVILILLAVGGLLFYRWRRRSRRELQIVASPMEQPEGSPLTQDEDRQVELPV